A genomic region of Arachis hypogaea cultivar Tifrunner chromosome 5, arahy.Tifrunner.gnm2.J5K5, whole genome shotgun sequence contains the following coding sequences:
- the LOC140184860 gene encoding serine/threonine-protein phosphatase 7 long form homolog — translation MPRRRRRLRDVNRPELHIANYLDHPNYGSRMLQCDHYMPPDRYNPIVEGYLRDTGFYHVSQIGVVQCQSALINALVERWRPETHTFHFPVGECAVTLEDVALILGLPTNGLPVTGPTMSSYEALEAECLDQFGVAPLKKDCRGSFIKLVWFRALKNRLVLVDEVQIHRSLCRATRVDCKEIDGLLTLLLAWAWIRLPFIAPIPSNPQIFPIANRWQNWERENRPYRYRNLENYRRDLDLLQEGQFVWEPYAIGRTDPDVIPADIRQHAAIWSARVPLISFECIEWHASDRLRRQFGLAQGVPDQEEDLGEAYGEVLTGPKNQDWSGTHSFWVMHWMNRYSHVLVEHIVPSHHQASVYLQWYRGRYGDHLHLSQIDPENQHGDPMHNQEN, via the exons ATgcctagaagaagaagaagattaagaGATGTTAATCGTCCGGAGCTTCACATTGCAAATTATCTTGATCatcctaattat GGTTCTCGAATGTTGCAATGTGACCATTACATGCCGCCGGATCGGTACAATCCAATAGTGGAGGGGTATTTACGGGACACCGGCTTTTATCATGTTTCACAGATTGGAGTTGTCCAATGTCAGTCGGCATTGATTAATGCTCTGGTTGAGAGATGGCGCCCTGAGACACATACTTTTCACTTTCCGGTTGGTGAGTGTGCCGTGACACTAGAGGATGTGGCGCTAATTCTTGGTCTTCCGACAAATGGTTTGCCAGTTACGGGACCGACAATGAGCAGTTATGAGGCTTTAGAGGCCGAATGCTTGGATCAGTTTGGTGTTGCACCACTGAAGAAAGACTGCAGGGGAAGTTTCATTAAGCTGGTTTGGTTTCGAGCATTGAAAAATCGATTAGTGTTGGTTGATGAGGTCCAGATTCATAG ATCGTTGTGTAGAGCAACTCGTGTCGACTGCAAGGAGATTGATGGTCTACTGACACTGTTGCTTGCCTGGGCATGGATCCGTCTACCATTCATTGCGCCGATTCCAAGCAATCCTCAAATCTTTCCGATTGCAAATAG GTGGCAGAACTGGGAACGTGAGAATCGGCCATACAGATATCGTAACCTTGAGAACTATAGGAGAGATCTGGATCTTCTGCAAGAAGGACAG TTTGTTTGGGAGCCTTATGCAATTGGAAGGACCGATCCGGACGTGATTCCTGCTGACATCCGTCAGCATGCAGCTATTTGGAGTGCCAGAGTTCCACTTATATCTTTTGAATGTATTGAGTGGCATGCATCTGATAGACTGAGGAGGCAATTTGGTTTGGCTCAGGGGGTTCCTGATCAGGAAGAAGACCTAGGTGAAGCATACGGCGAAGTTCTGACAGGTCCGAAGAATCAAGATTGGTCTGGAACCCACTCATTCTGGGTTATGCATTGGATGAACCGGTATAGTCATGTTCTTGTTGAGCACATTGTGCCGTCACATCATCAGGCATCCGTCTACTTGCAATGGTACCGAGGTAGATATGGTGACCACCTGCATCTGTCACAAATTGACCCAGAGAATCAGCACGGTGATCCTATGCATAATCAGGAGAATTAG